One Actinomycetota bacterium DNA segment encodes these proteins:
- a CDS encoding adenylosuccinate synthase, protein MPGTILLGSQWGDEGKGKICDLLTKDMDMVVRFQGGDNAGHTVEVGDIKLKLHHIPSGILYPKVICVIGDGALINPSVLLDEMKYLEDQGISCKNLFISSNAHLIMPYHLVLDREGEIRLGSSKIGTTRKGIGPAYADKTTRIGIRVQDLLDPSILEKKIQAALEEKNLMLTKVYNVQPMSADEIIKEYAGYTKQLKSHIIDGYLAINDALDDCKNVLFEGAQGTLLDIDHGTYPYVTSSSTVAGGACAGAGVGPLKIDDVIGVVKAYVTRVGSGPFPTEDVNEDGSRMRERGAEYGTTTGRPRRCGWFDGVLLNYSIRLNGFNSLAMTKLDVLSEFESIKICTRYEAEGKTYTAFPPHQSIIHKAVPVYEEMPGWKTDIGGARSIEELPDTCRAYISRLQEIAGIPFSMISVGPQRDQTIFV, encoded by the coding sequence TTGCCGGGAACTATTCTTCTCGGATCGCAATGGGGCGACGAAGGTAAAGGTAAGATTTGCGACCTTCTCACCAAAGATATGGACATGGTCGTCCGCTTCCAAGGCGGCGATAATGCCGGCCATACTGTCGAGGTCGGGGACATTAAGCTTAAACTCCACCACATACCGTCGGGGATTCTGTACCCCAAGGTAATTTGCGTAATCGGCGACGGCGCTTTGATCAACCCGAGCGTGCTTTTAGACGAGATGAAATACCTGGAAGACCAGGGCATAAGCTGCAAGAATCTTTTCATCAGTTCCAACGCGCACCTGATTATGCCCTACCATCTGGTTCTCGACCGGGAAGGCGAGATCCGTTTGGGTTCCTCGAAAATAGGCACGACGCGTAAGGGTATCGGCCCGGCCTACGCCGACAAGACGACGCGAATCGGCATCCGGGTTCAAGATCTCTTAGACCCCAGCATTCTGGAGAAGAAGATCCAGGCGGCGCTGGAAGAGAAGAACCTCATGCTGACCAAGGTTTATAACGTCCAGCCGATGAGCGCCGACGAAATCATAAAAGAGTACGCCGGCTATACCAAACAGCTGAAATCTCATATCATCGACGGCTATCTGGCGATCAACGACGCCTTAGACGACTGCAAGAATGTGCTTTTTGAAGGGGCGCAGGGCACGCTGCTGGATATCGATCACGGCACTTACCCTTATGTCACCTCATCATCGACGGTCGCGGGCGGCGCGTGCGCCGGCGCGGGCGTCGGTCCGCTAAAGATAGACGACGTCATCGGCGTCGTTAAGGCTTATGTGACCAGAGTCGGGTCGGGTCCTTTCCCGACCGAAGATGTAAACGAGGACGGCAGCAGGATGCGCGAGCGCGGCGCCGAATACGGCACAACAACCGGCCGGCCCCGCCGTTGCGGCTGGTTCGACGGCGTCCTCCTGAATTACTCCATTCGTTTAAACGGCTTTAACAGTCTGGCGATGACAAAGCTGGACGTCTTGTCGGAATTCGAAAGCATAAAAATCTGCACCCGCTATGAAGCTGAAGGCAAAACATACACAGCGTTTCCGCCGCATCAGAGTATTATCCACAAGGCTGTCCCGGTCTATGAGGAAATGCCAGGCTGGAAAACGGATATCGGCGGCGCTAGGTCGATTGAGGAGTTGCCGGACACCTGCCGGGCCTATATCAGCCGGTTGCAGGAAATCGCCGGTATTCCTTTCTCGATGATTTCCGTCGGCCCGCAACGGGACCAGACGATTTTCGTATAA
- the purD gene encoding phosphoribosylamine--glycine ligase, with amino-acid sequence MRVMVVGGGGREHALVWKISRNSSISKIYAVPGNAGVCGMAHCPSIDITDNAALARFAEDEQVDLTVVGPEAPLTNGIVDEFVAHGLRVFGPNKEAAQMEGSKKFAKSIMKKAGIVTAASDTFTDCNKALAYLEEVGAPIVVKADGLAAGKGVTVCENIKTAQAAVKECLIDKRFGDAGETVMIEEYLQGPELTVMALTDGETVLPMLPAQDHKPAFDGDAGPNTGGMGAYSPVPKVSQKTLDWIEDNVLKKTVAALRGEGVDYKGVLYAGLILTDDGPKVLEFNARFGDPEAQVVLPLLESDLVEIMLALTEGNLKEYKLNWSKKICVSVVMASGGYPGDYPTGKEITGLTNLGDIGGLLVFHAGTKLVDGKTVTAGGRVLNITGMGKDVHEARDKAYAAIERIKFDGAFYRTDIALKAIQ; translated from the coding sequence ATGCGAGTAATGGTAGTCGGCGGCGGCGGCCGGGAACACGCGCTTGTCTGGAAAATCAGCCGTAACTCAAGCATCAGTAAGATTTACGCCGTACCCGGTAACGCCGGCGTTTGCGGCATGGCCCATTGTCCATCTATTGATATAACCGACAACGCGGCGCTGGCCAGGTTCGCCGAGGATGAACAGGTCGATTTGACCGTTGTCGGCCCGGAAGCGCCTCTGACAAACGGAATCGTCGACGAGTTCGTCGCCCACGGCTTACGGGTGTTCGGCCCGAACAAAGAAGCCGCGCAGATGGAAGGCAGTAAGAAATTCGCCAAGTCCATCATGAAGAAAGCCGGCATTGTCACGGCGGCGTCGGATACGTTTACCGATTGCAATAAAGCGCTCGCCTATCTGGAAGAGGTGGGGGCGCCCATCGTCGTTAAAGCCGACGGCCTGGCGGCCGGCAAGGGCGTAACTGTCTGCGAGAACATTAAAACCGCGCAGGCGGCCGTGAAGGAATGCCTAATCGATAAGCGCTTCGGTGACGCCGGAGAGACGGTCATGATCGAGGAGTACCTACAAGGCCCCGAACTGACCGTGATGGCGTTGACCGATGGCGAAACGGTGTTGCCGATGCTGCCGGCGCAAGACCACAAACCGGCCTTCGACGGAGACGCCGGCCCGAATACCGGGGGCATGGGCGCCTATTCGCCGGTGCCGAAGGTGTCCCAGAAGACGCTCGACTGGATTGAAGACAACGTTTTGAAAAAGACCGTCGCGGCGCTCCGAGGCGAAGGGGTGGATTACAAAGGCGTTCTCTACGCCGGGTTGATCCTGACCGACGACGGTCCGAAAGTCCTGGAGTTCAACGCCCGATTCGGCGATCCGGAAGCCCAAGTAGTTTTGCCTTTGCTTGAGTCCGATCTGGTCGAGATAATGCTGGCTTTAACCGAGGGCAACCTGAAGGAATACAAACTTAACTGGTCGAAAAAGATATGCGTTTCAGTTGTCATGGCCAGCGGCGGTTATCCCGGCGATTATCCGACCGGCAAGGAGATAACCGGACTCACTAACCTGGGCGACATCGGAGGTTTGTTGGTCTTTCACGCCGGCACCAAACTAGTCGACGGCAAGACGGTGACCGCAGGCGGCCGCGTCTTGAACATAACCGGAATGGGGAAAGACGTCCACGAGGCGCGGGACAAGGCCTACGCCGCCATCGAACGCATCAAATTCGACGGCGCTTTTTACAGAACCGATATTGCTCTAAAAGCTATTCAATAA
- a CDS encoding endonuclease domain-containing protein produces the protein MTTKQHKTSQAKRLRDNQTDAEIKVWTHLRDKRLDDMKFRRQQPIGPYIVDFACLDKKLIVEIDGGQHNQETVDTERDKWLTEQGYLILRFWNNDVFQNTNGVLETIREADATLP, from the coding sequence TTGACAACTAAACAACACAAGACCAGTCAAGCCAAACGTCTGCGAGACAATCAGACCGACGCGGAAATAAAAGTCTGGACGCATCTTCGTGACAAACGGCTCGATGACATGAAGTTTCGCCGGCAACAGCCTATCGGGCCATATATAGTAGACTTTGCGTGTTTAGACAAAAAGCTTATTGTTGAGATAGACGGCGGGCAACACAATCAAGAAACGGTTGACACGGAACGAGATAAATGGCTAACCGAACAGGGCTATTTAATATTGAGGTTCTGGAACAACGATGTATTCCAGAACACCAACGGGGTATTAGAGACGATAAGGGAGGCAGACGCCACCCTCCCCTAA
- the purE gene encoding 5-(carboxyamino)imidazole ribonucleotide mutase, which produces MKVLEVKLSETLVGIVMGSKSDMPVMETAKEVLDELGVASEVKVMSAHRQPEMVREYASAAEKRGLLAIICGAGMAAHLAGAVAAGTTLPVIGVPIKTGALDGMDALLSTVMMPTGVPVATVAIDGAKNAAYLAAEIVANNRPEIRENLKAMREKQAGGV; this is translated from the coding sequence TTGAAAGTTTTGGAGGTCAAGTTGTCAGAGACACTAGTTGGCATTGTGATGGGCAGCAAGTCGGATATGCCCGTTATGGAGACGGCGAAAGAGGTCCTTGACGAGTTGGGAGTCGCCAGCGAAGTTAAGGTCATGTCCGCCCACCGTCAGCCGGAAATGGTTCGTGAATACGCTTCGGCGGCTGAGAAGCGCGGACTTCTGGCTATTATTTGCGGCGCCGGTATGGCGGCGCACCTGGCCGGAGCCGTCGCCGCGGGCACAACCTTACCGGTCATCGGCGTCCCCATCAAAACGGGCGCCCTGGACGGTATGGACGCCCTGTTATCAACAGTCATGATGCCGACCGGCGTCCCGGTGGCGACCGTCGCCATCGACGGCGCCAAGAACGCGGCTTACCTGGCGGCGGAAATCGTCGCCAATAACCGTCCGGAGATCCGGGAGAATCTGAAAGCGATGCGAGAGAAACAAGCGGGAGGCGTATAG
- the purB gene encoding adenylosuccinate lyase has translation MIDRYCLPEMKAVWSEENKYRKWLDVEIAACEAHAELGVIPRDALAAIKKNADFDVPRILDIEDEVQHDVIAFLTCVNEYVGSAGKYIHYGMTSSDVVDTGLSLTMREAMDIIIQKAAAFSALLRKQAEKYKNTIMIGRTHGVHAEPITFGLKLLIWHNEMERNLDRLRAAREDINVGMISGAVGTYANIDPRVEQMVCKKLGLTPEAASNQVIQRDRHAEYMVALALTASSLDKFATEIRALQKTEVREVEEPFGKGQKGSSAMPHKKNPVICERVCGLARLVRTNSLAAMDNVALWHERDISHSSVERVIVPDSTLALDYMLEKFTFVIRELAVYPENMQNNLGATRGLIFSQRVLLALIAKGVLREDAYRIVQRNAMAVWSGDDDFKAFLMKDQDVTDVLKPEELEPLFDAGYYVRHVDEIFNRKVTR, from the coding sequence ATGATCGACCGTTACTGTCTACCCGAAATGAAGGCGGTCTGGAGCGAGGAGAACAAGTACCGCAAATGGCTTGACGTGGAGATCGCCGCCTGCGAAGCCCACGCCGAGCTGGGTGTAATCCCCCGCGACGCGCTGGCGGCTATTAAGAAGAACGCGGACTTCGACGTGCCGAGGATTCTGGACATAGAAGACGAGGTCCAGCACGACGTTATCGCCTTCCTGACCTGCGTCAACGAATATGTCGGTTCGGCCGGCAAGTATATCCACTACGGTATGACAAGTTCCGACGTGGTCGATACCGGGCTGTCGCTGACGATGCGCGAGGCCATGGACATAATCATCCAGAAAGCCGCGGCCTTCTCCGCGTTATTGCGGAAACAGGCTGAAAAATATAAGAACACCATCATGATCGGCCGTACCCACGGCGTCCACGCCGAGCCGATAACCTTCGGACTGAAGCTTCTTATCTGGCATAACGAGATGGAGCGGAACTTGGATCGCTTGCGGGCGGCGCGTGAAGACATAAACGTCGGCATGATTTCAGGTGCCGTCGGCACCTACGCCAATATCGACCCGCGTGTCGAGCAAATGGTCTGCAAGAAATTGGGACTTACACCTGAAGCTGCTTCCAACCAGGTGATTCAACGCGACCGGCACGCGGAGTACATGGTGGCACTGGCCCTTACCGCCTCCAGCTTGGATAAATTCGCGACGGAGATTCGCGCTCTGCAGAAAACGGAAGTACGCGAGGTCGAAGAGCCGTTCGGCAAAGGCCAGAAAGGCAGCTCGGCCATGCCGCATAAGAAGAACCCGGTCATCTGCGAGCGCGTCTGTGGTTTGGCGCGGTTGGTGCGGACCAATTCCTTGGCGGCCATGGATAACGTGGCGCTGTGGCACGAGCGGGATATCTCGCACAGTTCGGTCGAGCGTGTAATCGTTCCCGACAGCACGCTGGCCTTAGACTATATGCTGGAAAAATTCACCTTCGTCATCAGGGAACTGGCCGTATACCCGGAGAACATGCAAAATAATCTGGGCGCGACGCGAGGCTTGATTTTCTCCCAGCGTGTGCTGCTGGCCTTGATCGCCAAGGGTGTGTTGCGCGAGGACGCTTACCGGATCGTACAAAGGAACGCCATGGCGGTTTGGTCCGGCGATGACGATTTCAAAGCGTTTCTTATGAAAGACCAAGACGTTACCGACGTCTTGAAACCGGAAGAACTGGAACCGTTGTTCGACGCCGGCTACTATGTCCGCCACGTCGACGAGATCTTTAATAGAAAAGTGACGCGGTAG
- a CDS encoding endonuclease domain-containing protein produces MTTKQHKTSQAKRLRDNQADAETKVWTHLRDKRLDGLKFRRQQPIGPYIVDFACLDKRLIIEIDGGQHNQESVDLERDKWLTEQGYLILRFWNNDVFQNTNGVLETIREASATLP; encoded by the coding sequence TTGACAACCAAGCAACACAAGACTAGTCAAGCCAAACGTCTCCGTGACAACCAAGCAGACGCGGAAACAAAAGTCTGGACGCACCTTCGTGACAAACGGCTTGACGGTCTGAAGTTTCGCAGGCAACAGCCTATCGGGCCATATATAGTAGACTTTGCCTGTCTTGATAAAAGGCTCATTATTGAAATAGATGGCGGGCAACACAATCAAGAATCGGTTGACTTGGAGCGGGACAAATGGTTAACCGAACAGGGCTATTTAATATTGAGGTTCTGGAACAACGATGTGTTCCAGAACACCAACGGGGTATTAGAAACGATTAGGGAGGCAAGCGCCACCCTCCCCTAA
- the purC gene encoding phosphoribosylaminoimidazolesuccinocarboxamide synthase, whose protein sequence is MQVQDVKQGEMIYEGKAKIVYATDNPALLIQHFKDSATAFDGKKKGEIKDKGVANAAISTKLFRMLEEEGVATHFEGMLNDRDMLIDNLDMIKLEAITRNIAAGSLAKRLGYEEGTPLKKPVVEFYYKRDDLGDPIITCQHVMELGLIDEPGFKYIRDLSFRINDILTGYFDSIGLKLIDMKMEFGYDQEGNIVLGDEISPDTCRFWDKETNEKLDKDRFRRDLGGVEEAYEEVLRRVTGS, encoded by the coding sequence ATGCAAGTTCAGGACGTTAAACAGGGCGAAATGATATATGAAGGCAAAGCGAAGATCGTTTACGCGACGGACAATCCGGCGCTCCTGATACAGCACTTCAAGGACAGCGCGACGGCCTTCGACGGCAAGAAAAAAGGCGAGATCAAGGATAAGGGCGTAGCTAACGCCGCGATTTCGACAAAGCTGTTCAGGATGCTGGAAGAAGAGGGCGTCGCGACGCATTTTGAGGGTATGTTGAACGATCGCGACATGTTGATCGACAACCTAGACATGATCAAGCTGGAGGCTATAACCAGGAATATCGCCGCCGGCAGCCTGGCCAAACGGCTTGGATACGAGGAAGGCACGCCGTTGAAGAAACCCGTCGTCGAGTTTTATTACAAGCGCGACGACCTGGGCGACCCCATCATCACCTGCCAGCACGTCATGGAGCTGGGCTTGATCGACGAGCCCGGATTCAAATATATCCGGGACCTGTCGTTCAGAATCAACGACATTTTGACCGGGTATTTCGACAGCATCGGACTAAAGCTGATCGACATGAAGATGGAATTCGGCTACGACCAGGAAGGCAACATCGTGTTGGGCGACGAGATCAGTCCGGACACCTGCCGCTTCTGGGACAAAGAGACGAATGAGAAATTGGACAAGGACCGTTTCCGCCGCGATCTTGGCGGCGTCGAAGAGGCCTACGAAGAGGTATTAAGGAGAGTAACAGGCTCATGA
- the purS gene encoding phosphoribosylformylglycinamidine synthase subunit PurS — translation MTIAKVYVTLKEGILDPQGQIIGKALKTQGYDNVSEVKVGKFIEMRLEGGDGPALKKQIDKISHELLSNPVIESYTFDILEEA, via the coding sequence ATGACAATCGCGAAAGTGTACGTGACGCTGAAGGAAGGAATTCTGGACCCGCAAGGCCAGATCATCGGCAAGGCCCTCAAGACACAAGGGTACGATAATGTGTCCGAGGTCAAAGTCGGCAAGTTCATCGAGATGCGGCTGGAGGGCGGGGACGGGCCGGCGCTTAAGAAACAGATAGACAAGATTTCCCACGAGCTTTTATCCAACCCCGTGATCGAAAGTTATACCTTCGATATCTTGGAGGAAGCGTAA